A genomic region of Oncorhynchus mykiss isolate Arlee chromosome 4, USDA_OmykA_1.1, whole genome shotgun sequence contains the following coding sequences:
- the rdh14b gene encoding retinol dehydrogenase 14b, whose product MSAAIIVAAVVGGGILLIVRRMFPRKKAVELLRYPADMMRGKTVIVTGANSGIGKAAAGELLKLQARVIMACRDQQMAEEAAQDIKKQAGPEHGEVVIKHLDLASLQSVRSFCEEILKEEQQVDVLINNAGIYQCPYTKTEEGFEMQLGVNHLGHFLLTHLLLDLLKRSSPSRVVVVSSKLYKYGSINFDDLNSERSYNKAFCYSQSKLANLLFTHQLARRLEEEGVTGVTVNALTPGIVRTRLGRHIHIPFLAKPLFYLASLFFFKSPLEGAQTPLYLACSPDVEGVAGKCFANCEEEELMPKATDDQAAKRLWDLSETMVGIKTQ is encoded by the exons ATGTCAGCTGCGATTATTGTGGCCGCTGTCGTCGGCGGTGGAATACTGCTAATTGTTCGCAGAATGTTCCCCCGGAAGAAAGCGGTCGAGTTGCTCCGGTACCCGGCCGATATGATGCGGGGAAAGACTGTCATTGTGACCGGGGCGAACAGCGGCATAGGGAAGGCCGCGGCCGGGGAGCTGCTCAAACTCCAGGCCCGGGTGATCATGGCCTGTCGGGATCAGCAGATGGCTGAGGAAGCTGCGCAGGACATCAAGAAGCAAGCGGGGCCAGAGCACGGAGAGGTGGTGATCAAACACCTGGACCTCGCCTCGCTTCAGTCTGTGCGGAGCTTTTGCGAGGAGATCCTGAAG GAAGAACAACAAGTCGACGTGCTCATCAACAACGCAGGCATTTACCAGTGTCCCTACACGAAGACAGAGGAGGGGTTTGAGATGCAGCTGGGGGTCAACCACCTGGGTCACTTCCTCCTCACCCACCTCCTCCTGGACCTCCTCAAGCGCTCCTCCCCCAGCCGCGTGGTGGTGGTCTCCTCCAAGCTCTACAAGTATGGCAGCATCAACTTCGACGACCTCAACAG TGAGAGAAGCTACAACAAAGCCTTCTGCTACAGCCAGAGCAAGCTGGCTAATCTGCTCTTCACCCACCAACTGGCCCGGCGCCTGGAGGAGGAGGGCGTCACGGGGGTAACGGTCAATGCCCTCACCCCAGGCATCGTGAGGACCAGGCTGGGCAGGCACATCCACATCCCCTTCCTGGCCAAACCTCTCTTTTACCTGGCCTCGTTGTTCTTCTTCAAGAGCCCACTGGAGGGAGCTCAGACGCCACTCTACCTGGCGTGTTCACCCGACGTGGAGGGCGTGGCGGGGAAGTGCTTCGCTAACTGCGAGGAGGAGGAGCTGATGCCCAAGGCGACGGACGATCAGGCGGCCAAGAGACTGTGGGACCTGAGTGAGACCATGGTGGGGATAAAAACTCAATAA